The genomic DNA TCTATATGGGTCCTCTTCGTAAATTTATCACATCAATAAGGTGaaatttcaagaaaacaaGTTAGCAAATtctcttaataaataaataaatgcaaaaaGAATTTAATGTGTATTCTAGTATTCAGAAGTCCAATAGACCatgactaattcaattcggAAGTCAGAGATCGAGCATTAATATAAGTGCAAAAATTTTGATCTGAACTTTTAGTTATTACATATATACTAATTTGTAATCCTCGCGCGATGTTGCGTGTCAAAATCATGTTCACTAATCACATCTAAatataaaggaaaaatatatatttgtattttatctttttttttgtgataaaaacaataatccgcatcaaattattatttagatatagattattaatttataaatacataaataacTTAAAAACATATATGGTACGCAtgcattatattatttaattatgattGCATCTCATTTTTTATCATCCTATATCATCAAAATTGATTAACTGTATAATTTGCCTCAACTCCGGTGCTTGCTTAGTGCTGTTATTACATATTCATAATGTTCCAAGAATCCTATCCTATATCTTAGAAAGTTTTATGGTTAACATATATGTACTCAATCTTAATATACCCTCCATTAtaagttaaaaaatattttctatattatCTTGATAAAAAGAACATCATTCAAAATAGTTGCACAATATTGCAGGTTCAAATAAGTTACTCAACCATATAGTGCTCCTTCCTTATGTGCATAATGAGGATAATAGATGGAAAGTAGAATGGAAATTTTAACTTGTTTCTTGAGTATTTGATCAAAATCTACTAATATATGAATTGttattttaagcacttattcaTAATTCATGGAATAAATTAGGACAAATGTGAAACGATTTGAACCAACCCAAATTAATTATGTAGTAGTGTTATTACAACCTTATTATCTATATTCTAATTAGAAATACATTATTTGCAGtaatgatatattattatatgctTATAGCATTGCTTCTCGAATTAAAATACTAtactataatatttttattaagaacCTATATTGTGATGTAAAGTACCAAATTAACtcctaaaatcaaattttggtTCGGCACTATTAgtttaaaatatatgtatacttCAACATATCATTGAACTCAATGAAATAAaaccattttaatattttttttgctataaaataaaagaaaagatagaagAAAGAATTAATAAGTTCAGTTAAACCCCGAGAGATCACAATCAAAAAGTATCTAATACACTAATAACACCCACTTCTTCCATTCATTCTTCACTATTTTTATATAGATAAAAGTTGTACAGTATAATTTTGTGGAAAATAAATACACATGTGAGTATCAAAATCATACTCGGCTCCACTTTTGCAGGGCGTGACATGTTTTGGTtactcatatatatagttatatgtTGATGTTGGAATTCTTGTCAAGGAtgtgaaaagaaatcaaatggaaggataaaaagggaaaaaataaaacttcaaattaaaaatgagGAAACTGGGTAgaagtggaaaaaaaataaaataaaaataaaaagggacACACGTGCTATTCTCCTTATAGTTGATGTAAACGAGAGATTTATTAGAGATTAGAGATAGagattagaaatatatataaataaaaatataaataaacacacccaaaaggaaaaagaaactcttttaccaaaagaaaaaaaacaaagaaaaagtgTATCTAATACACTGGGCTGAATACATGATTTATCAAATACATCGAGTTTCCAGAACTGCCAATTCTCGGGATTCCTCGTGGATAACTTTCTTCAAAATATGGTGTTGGATCGGGAACGTATACCCAGtctttaagaaaaaattgattaaCGAGATCGGGAAGATTCAAGTAACACAATCGACGAACTTGTTATCATGAGCTCCTTTCTGGTAATTAGGACCTTAACTTTGTCTTGCAAAAGGAAGTAAAGAAAATGTGCTCCCTCAAGCTTATATTGCACCGGttgtttttactttttcagtATGCACCAACAATCTAATATCCGAAAATTCAATGAGTCCTAATTTATCCAAAATCAGGATGAGCCGATTCACTAACGAGTAAAATTCGCTCCGCGTAGTCCACTAAATATAACTCTCTcatcgtgaattttctctatttacaaGGCTAGAATGTAAGAAAACCTCATTTGGGAAAAATAGACATCAAAACCACTTGAATCAGCTTATGTTggtaactttttttatttttatttaattatgaatGTCACTACTTATTTTACTTTGACATCTAcgtataatatttaatatctaCATGTATATATTCCTAAAGGAGTATGACATGATATTTccagaaataaataaatcagtAAAACAAACatgttcaccgaaaaaaagaatcaataaaTATGTCACATTTGACGAGACAATTATTACCGTAGAGATGCTCTCGAAGGAGCAACCATGTATAGAATACAGaggcatatatatgcatgcaggCAAGCAGCAGTTCAACCTTTCTAGTGAATTTTCCCTTTTCATGTATGCGGTGCGAGTTAAAATCCCGATTGTCATGCTTAGACTCTCTATCGTCCACTTCGACAGTTCTCTTATTAAGATTAATATCCTTCTCAGGATGCTTCCTTTGATCCTTCTGCACTTTCAGCGATGCTTTATCATCATCACTATCATCCCGATCAGCATGAGAGCCAGTAGTCCTATGTGGACGGTTCAGATGCGGCACCATTAAAACATAAACTAAACTTTTCGATCATAAGATCCGAGAAAGAGACAGGACTGACAGAATTGAAAGGCCAAAACATTTACCTTGTCCACAAGCAGTGGACGAGATGCCAATTTTGCAGATTCCGCTCACCAGGCCGTTGAATCAAATTCCGGTTAGATGTAACATTAGGAGCTACAGTTGTTGGTGGGTTCTTGGGAAAGAACCTCTTGAACTCCTCGAGCAAATCAGGGTGGTCATCAAAAAGGGCAACCGCCTGAATAATAAGATAAATAGAAAATCAATAATCAGAAAAGTTTCCAAAATCATGAAGCCAGCACAACATGGCAACCAGGTTTTTCTTTTGAGCAATTTATTTACCTCGTTGTAGACCTCATTTATGTCCTTGTGCTCCTTCCGGTCCATATTCAAGATGTCTGGAAATGCATTATAGATATGTTCATCATTTTGGAAGCGTTTCTGCAAAGAATAAATTGTTAGAAGTCATGTGCAAAACCTAGATACTGACAAGAGGATATACATTTAAAAAgtctttttaacttttttacCATAATCTTGTTGACAAAGCCGATGGCTTCGTTTGAATTCCACTATTTTCCATGCTGGAGCTTCATCGTCATCCACGGTGATTTCATAACCCTTTGGTAAGAATGTATTGAATCCCCAAATTAAATTGTTATGCCCCTCGAGTAATTCCTTTACTCTTGCAATGACTCCAGCAGTATCAGTTCTAAACcacattagaaaaatatttgaatCAACCAACTGATCGTAAACTCCGCCGTCAACACAAGAAAACATTGTCAAGGAACAGAGACACCACCTTTGAGCTTTGAAATCTTTCATGACCTCCAGGAACATGTCATACTTTTCCCTTTGATCTTGGAACATGTCCTTGACCTCCTTGAGGTACGTCAATGCATCATTGGTTGTCAGCTTCTAAGAGGCACTGCCACCTCCTGCCATGCCCCCACCTCTGCCAAACCCGGTTTTTTAACTGTAAAATTATACTAAGAGCTCGTCATAATCCATTACATTCCCTTGATCCACTTTGTGAAAGAACTGACGCCAAACGAGACACTGATCTCACTAATTCACAAGTGATCTATAGCCCAATTGCCAAGTACTACGAACAATTTAGGGGTTACATCAGAAGGTTAACAAATATACCCCAAAAGGGGAACCGCTCGAGAATTAAAAGTTCATTTGCGAACCCCGACACGAAATTAAGATGTTCATTGATCAGCAAGCAAAATGAGATTTGTCTGTTACGATAATGTAGGATTATCCAAGAGAATGTAGAAATCATTCTATTCAAGCAACGGGCTATTCAATTGGCGATCAAATTATCTGATACTTTTCAATAAAGAGAGAAGTTCAAAGATTCACAGACCTTGAAGAACCAAAGGGACGTTTGAATTGGAAACCCGCTGCCACGGTAGGCATCATCTCTTAATCTCTTCATCCCTTAAAGCAACCCAACGGAGCAGAATCAGAAGGGAGACAGAACCCATGTCATGAATTCCGAAATCAAACTCAACCGTGCAGTTCCCCAGCCCTGCTCTGCGGGGCGTCAGGCAAATTGAGGAGCAGATCTCAGTGGAGGGGAGACGGAGGAGCCTCTGATCGCGGCGTTGAGGGACCAAAGCACATGGAATACGTCTCCTTTACAAGGTTTAGAGAGGAGACTTAagggagagaagagaagagaaagagaaggggGAAGTGGTTTCTTGTTTTTGTAGCAGAGGGAGAGACTTCAGAGGAACGAACGAATGAGGCAAGGAATGAaaatagggtaaattgcaccggtggtccaaaatgttttataaaTGTATCATGATggtctaaaaagtttttttcacTACATaatgatacaaaatgtttcaaaattgtttcatgatggtacaaaccgtcaactcgagcttgacacCGTCAAGTCGACGCTGACGTGactactacgtgtcacctccttactgacgtggccgaaaaattttaaataattctaaaaattttaaaattttaaaacggggaaaaagaaaaaaaaaacggggaaaaataaaaacggggaaaaaaagggaaaagggaaagaaggggaagaaaagggaaaaagaaaaaaaagaaaagaaaaaatttttataaaattatttaaaattatttttgaaaataaaaaaaaatttaaaattttttaaaaatttaaaaataattaaaaattttcaaaataattttcaaaattttaaaaattttaaaataatttttatttttttctaaatttttactctttttttgtatattttttaaaaaaaattaaaatttttttaaaataattttcaaaattttaaaattttttttattttcaaaaataattttaaataattttataaaaattttaaattattttttgtatttttttggactttttaaaattttattttgtcttaaatgacgtggcgcactatgattggttctacgtaacaaaagtgacacataggacgcgccacgtcagcaaaatgttaacggcgtcagctcgagttgacggtttgtaccatcatgaaacaactttgaaacattttgtaccatcatatagcgaaaaaaacttttttaactatcatgaaacatttgtaaaacattttggatcACCGCTGCAATTTACCcatgaaaatattataacCCGTTTGATTGATTTCGCGacctaattttaatattttaattcaaactttaactctacttactacacaacaaaagtcaacaatacaattattacttttttcatttttttttcaatttttttaatcattcaattcaatttttaataataaattatctcaactattcattactttttcacattttttctcataattcaacgtCACAATCATTAcgaaccaattaaaatcaaaattcaactcaatttaattctaaaaccaaacacactattaTTATTCAAGGGGCTGTGCTgtgaggaagaggagagagaacagacaattatgtgatttttccatttttagcttaaaatgttatatcatatataatatatatttgaaaacttTTATaggtttttgtttttattaccACTATTTAATCCAAAACCCTTATAAGTGATTATCGAATTTTACTGTTACCGTAGGATTTTGGAAGCATTCAGGacttttttttgataaataaaacAGAGCCAAAGCTCAAGAAAGGAAAAGCACTTAGGATTTTACCTCAACACTCGTTCCAAATGCAATACGATTGACACTATAAAATTGCCTTCATATTACTCATATTCATAAAATAACCTTCTTTAATGTTGTGAACTGGTAAATATTGTAATTTATTATTCTCGAACATGTTATGAACCTATAAGTGTGGCGATTTGATATTATCAAACATGTTATAAATTTATGTAAGCGTTGTGATCTATTTTTCTCGAACAATTACTAGCAAGgagattatatttatatttgaaatGCTTTTTGTTAAGTCAAACTAATTTGTATTAATCATCTATTATAATAAGTCCGTAAAAACCTTTTGTTAAACATATTAACAGGTAAAGAAAAAGATTCTCAATGTATAACCGTCAAATTAGTGGGAATGATATGgaaattttcctttaaaatCTTAATAGATATGGAAAGGGTTTgatattgatttattttaatatcttaGATAGGTATGTATAAGATGGGCATAGCCGTCCCAAACATTTTCTGATGTCATCCTTACTTTAATGCGAAATAGTTTATACCCTTgcaattttcataaaattttatatagtttaataatttagtttattatatcttataattaatttaatttaaatcctTCCAgtcttatttaatttattgaaatcTTAACCACTAGTACTTTTTCATTGCTTCTAAAAAATTTTCTATAGTTATTAATTTAGTTGTTATTATTCTCAgtcaattttatgatttatattcTTTCTTTACCATATCCTAAAGATGAAGATGTCACTGACTAAGGTTGGGTTTGAGAGTGTTGTTGCTGTAATAAAAATGTTGAAatataattactgaaaaataaatgttgaTTTTAGAATAAGTAAAAACATTTAAGATgtaataattgaaaagtgttGAAAGTAAAAACAGCAATTGTTAATGCTTGGAAGCGGATTTCATAAACGCCTATTAACTTGGttgaaaaatcacatttgcaacTGCAAGTTTAACTCAAACCATAGTTTTGAAGTACTCTCACCAAATATCAAATCtacttaaaattatatatatatatatatatatatatatatataaagtgatTATGGAATCTCCCTCCATTACACCCAAATGAATCTAAACACATTTTCACAGTAGcaagattttttatttaaattttgaatattacAATAAAAGCACTTCATTCACAATTTAGCGAGACTTAAACAAAAGGATTACTGCATATGGGAAATtttgcatatatacatatatgtatatataaagcaTTGGTGTTGGGAAAAGTTGCAAGtagtataaaaaattattcgaACCTCAAAGTTTATTTTTGTCCTTAATCCATCCAACCATCCGTGACATGCAACATGAGTCCTTTCTCTTTGTGTGTTGGATCATGGGATAATcaaattattgaattttcatttgggTTTATACGGGCTCGGggccatatccacttaaaagctcaaattgataagtggtggtatccaaatctcatatatattaaattttcatttgggcttatacgggctcgggcccatatccacttaaaagctcaagctgataagtggtggtacccaaatctcatataaactcatgaatattctttttctctttccatgtgggattataattccgaacacccgccctcacgtacAACGTGTGATCTATTTTTGcgtacacgttgtcacgtgctcttgaacacccgccctcaacaactaacctcgagccgggctcatcttccgtgctgGGGTGAGAGGGGACTAATACGAGGCGCTCTTTTGGCTGCTCTAGATATTGGGTCGGTATAGTGTGAGGCCACGTGAGCATGCAGAAGCGTAactcgctctgataccatattgaatttccatttgggcttatacgggttcgggcccatatccacttaaaagctcaagctgataagtggtagtacccaaatctcatataaacccacagattttccttttttctttcaatgtgggatttatcccattttactcctcaacacccgtTCTCACGTGAAACGTGTGGTCTATTcctgcctacacgttgtcacatGCCCTTAAACACAAATTATTGAGGGGGTTAAATGACATATAGGTAAGAGAGAATATGAGTTGTGAATAGTGAATCCTATCATGCATTCTTCAAGTTTGTACGTCATTTGACATATTGGTTCATTGGATTGGAATGTGAAAGAGCGGAAATTGAAATCACAGATATTTGATATtggaattttgatgaaatttcGTTCGTTTCATGgagatattaaaaaaaataaccgaatgatataattattttttttaattgactCAAACAAGCGAATATAGATATTACAAAGTTTCATGGAGACTATTCGACATTATTGTATTCAAATTGGCCCCAAAAAACCTTGCACGCCGGATTGATTTTGTTGCTAGAGACAGTGGCAATACTCATGTAGGCTATTTTCCTAGGGGTTAAGCTATGTCTGGTTTGTGGTTCATTCGGAAAATTGATTGTTGAGAGGATTAAAAATGAGTAATTCAATTACGAGATGATTATCGGCATCACTCTTCCTTAAAtaagaagaataaaaaagtTGTATGCCAATATCGGATTTTGatttatgattttatataaCAAGTCCCTCTTTTTTGGGGATCTATCTATCTTTCGAAacctttatttattaattaatctggTCCACTGGCAcaattttctattattattattattaattacaaaGATTATTGATCTTAATACTGATCCATGGTGGAGCCCCCTCTTCTTGTTTTGCATATAGCTACTATGAACTTGTGCTTCTTCGTAACTTTGCATCAGCGAGGAGCCATGTGAAGATACTGAATACCCCCATCCGAGCAGTCGAGAGTGCTCGTGATACCTTCATGAAATACGTCGCTCCGGATGATGACATAACAACGATGATCGAGAGGCTCAGCCATGTTCGAGATCAGCTCCGGCTAAAGAGGAACAAGAAACAGAATGACTTAGACTACGTCG from Punica granatum isolate Tunisia-2019 chromosome 2, ASM765513v2, whole genome shotgun sequence includes the following:
- the LOC116196741 gene encoding paired amphipathic helix protein Sin3-like 2, with translation MDRKEHKDINEVYNEAVALFDDHPDLLEEFKRFFPKNPPTTVAPNVTSNRNLIQRPGERNLQNWHLVHCLWTRTTGSHADRDDSDDDKASLKVQKDQRKHPEKDINLNKRTVEVDDRESKHDNRDFNSHRIHEKGKFTRKVELLLACMHIYASVFYTWLLLREHLYGNNCLVKCDIFIDSFFR